The following proteins are encoded in a genomic region of Hyla sarda isolate aHylSar1 chromosome 3, aHylSar1.hap1, whole genome shotgun sequence:
- the LOC130360947 gene encoding uncharacterized protein LOC130360947, whose product MSESSSLVPTKGDELSLDTAQFMSASQIQDLINRSVQTALASAIMPSGSQPTLSFTPIPLPRSDEPPIKKGKASHKRKHTVTAPDSPAGEVNNVLQAGSTMDCHPMQSSDSNRPLGLRELPRRQKSARRTKPDSHVESSDEESEAESGETDVSESDYADEDAGTLTLNTDANPATQDEIILDALGEPLFHPDAISHPRSGDWTPLPHVSQYVEFWARRSLERTNRNKLRAECPRPFIPKKVVTTPEVDPILSKYLAKSGKFPKKGIERSFKTIQDRVLDLLGPLTKILNLAEQAAATNQPVDLVQLRGWAQRAICLVGSANTACSTERRRSILMRLDPQLAHLAETEPGPSAEGRLFGDTLVKDINKFVGLFNSLDKAQTSLKKSGASKIFPRAGRSRGRSAGRNSTYRPYARATAPPQYPQAPPPYSAPMAQPAPFFPPRGRPWRGRGSRGYPRSRPYTGY is encoded by the exons ATGTCTGAGAGCTCTTCTTTAGTCCCCACTAAGGGTGATGAGCTGTCCCTAGATACAGCACAATTTATGAGTGCCTCACAAATACAAGATCTTATAAATAGATCTGTACAGACGGCCCTGGCCTCGGCCATTATGCCCTCTGGATCACAACCAACTTTATCTTTTACCCCTATACCGCTGCCCCGCAGCGATGAGCCGCCTATTAAAAAAGGGAAAGCTTCACACAAGCGGAAGCATACTGTTACGGCtcctgactccccggcaggggaagtaaaCAATGTGCTCCAGGCAGGTTCCACCATGGACTGCCACCCCATGCAATCCTCAGACTCCAAtcgacccctgggcctcaggGAGTTACCAAGGAGGCAGAAGTCCGCCAGGCGGACAAAACCCGACTCTCATGTAGAATCTTCAGATGAGGAATCGGAAGCCGAATCGGGTGAGACTGACGTCTCTGAGTCTGACTATGCCGATGAGGATGCTGGGACATTGACGCTCAACACTGATGCCAACCCTGCTACGCAGGACGAAATCATCCTAGATGCTCTAGGTGAACCGTTATTCCACCCAGACGCGATATCCCATCCTCGCTCTGGGGATTGGACTCCGTTACCCCACGTATCCCAGTACGTGGAATTCTGGGCACGAAGGTCCCTTGAGAGGACCAATCGAAATAAATTAAGGGCGGAATGCCCCAGACCTTTTATACCCAAGAAAGTGGTTACTACCCCTGAGGTAGACCCTATTCTATCAAAATACTTAGCAAAGTCTGGCAAGTTTCCCAAGAAAGGGATTGAGAGGTCCTTTAAGACCATACAGGACCGCGTTCTGGACCTCCTCGGTCCGCTTACGAAGATTCTGAATTTAGCGGAGCAGGCGGCAGCAACAAATCAACCTGTCGACCTGGTCCAACTTCGTGGATGGGCTCAAAGGGCCATTTGTCTAGTGGGCAGCGCCAACACTGCATGCTCTACTGAGCGCAGACGCTCCATCCTCATGCGGCTTGATCCGCAATTGGCTCATTTAGCCGAGACCGAGCCAGGTCCATCGGCAGAAGGTAGGCTGTTTGGCGACACCCTAGTGAAAGATATCAACAAGTTTGTGGGGCTATTCAACAGCCTTGATAAAGCCCAAACTTCGCTGAAAAAATCTGGAGCAAGCAAGATTTTTCCCCGGGCCGGCAGAAGTAGGGGCCGTTCTGCCGGCCGTAACTCTACCTACAGACCTTACGCTAGGGCAACCGCCCCACCTCAATATCCTCAGGCTCCCCCTCCATACTCCGCTCCAATGGCGCAGCCAGCACCGTTTTTCCCACCCCGTGGTAGACCGTGGCGTGGACGAGGAAGCAGAGGCTACCCCCGATCCCGTCCATATACTG GATATTGA